The following proteins are encoded in a genomic region of Populus trichocarpa isolate Nisqually-1 chromosome 13, P.trichocarpa_v4.1, whole genome shotgun sequence:
- the LOC7464717 gene encoding uncharacterized protein LOC7464717 yields the protein MGNSLRCCLACVLPCGALDLIRIVHLNGYVEEITGPITAAEVLKANPNHVLSKPSSQGVVRKILILSPESELKRGSIYFLIPSSSLPGDKKKSGNNCGHQMKSSSKKSKRYCNNKDARDCDRYLTDIVSEKKSSRRDRRTGRVGVWRPHLQSISED from the coding sequence ATGGGCAATAGTTTAAGGTGTTGTTTGGCTTGTGTTCTTCCTTGTGGTGCCCTAGACTTGATCCGTATAGTTCATTTGAATGGCTACGTGGAAGAAATAACAGGTCCAATCACAGCTGCTGAGGTCCTTAAAGCAAACCCTAATCATGTTCTTAGCAAACCTTCTTCTCAAGGTGTTGTCCGTAAAATCTTGATTCTTTCGCCGGAATCCGAGCTCAAAAGAGGCAGCATATATTTCTTGATCCCATCTTCTTCATTGCCTGgtgacaagaaaaaaagtggTAATAATTGTGGCCACCAGATGAAATCCTCGTCAAAGAAGAGCAAAAGATACTGTAACAATAAAGATGCACGAGATTGTGATCGTTACTTAACCGATATAGTCTCCGAAAAGAAATCCTCTCGTCGTGATCGACGGACCGGTCGTGTCGGAGTATGGCGGCCTCATTTACAAAGCATCTCCGAGGACTAA
- the LOC7497424 gene encoding cation/H(+) antiporter 15: MNASNPDLQNLWVCQGRAGIISKGYFYGQNPLSHTTPAVLAQLSLSSLCSVLLQYILTPLGESAFVSLLLVGFILGPTLWGRSSFLTSVYSMKSIQTSSTFAFFGCIFYIFLIGIKMDLGIVKRAGRKPVVIGFLTFLFPVTLNLIVAGILSGKRELDPVLLKSIWHVAIFQAVTSFHVIVCLLADLKLVNSELGQLAISSSMISGMCSWGLVIVILFITELKHEPFWILLCPISLIVLIFYVLRPLMVKMIAKTPEGKQVKEGYVLSIFIMVLGTAFLSEVLGHHVVFGATALGIAVPHGPPLGTALENKIESFVSSILLPSYFVLSVSRVDLLSIHSETVFVICVFGLTSFIGKVLGGMLPALFFKVPPVEAFSLGLVMSCQGISDVLLVQHGHLTFLVDRQMYSMMVINMLFVSGTFTPVIKFLYDPSRHYKASNKRTIHHTSLNMEFRILAGIYHQDSTPCMIRLLEISNPTAKTPMCCYVVHLVQLVGSLSPLFMYHEPGATAKLPTKDCGRIINAFRLYEQESNGNVIVNLFTSISPFASIHEEVCRLAVEKRTSVVIIPFHMQWRFHGIEDITEARAVNRHILAKAPCSVGILVDRGTLSASKHHFVYKIGIIFVHGRDDREALAYGLRMAKHSKVSLTVIHLIDPAAGAVQSLDMDLDDDIITEFKAASAGKKPHSYVTEFVKDSVELITVIRSVQNSYDLILVGRHHRSFSPIFMGLTEWNEFPELGFLGDVLASSDSQCQVSVLVVQQQVYRAGDRMNSAKNLLEDSAETVEIIFESTQGWKDVDISRHRMQPR, from the exons ATGAATGCATCGAATCCAGACCTTCAGAATCTATGGGTGTGCCAAGGACGTGCTGGTATAATATCAAAAGGGTATTTTTATGGTCAGAATCCACTTTCCCATACAACTCCTGCTGTTTTGGCACAACTCAGCTTATCTTCATTATGTAGTGTCTTATTACAATACATCCTCACCCCACTTGGTGAAAGCGCTTTCGTTTCATTGCTGCTG GTAGGGTTCATCCTGGGACCAACACTTTGGGGACGTAGTTCATTCTTGACATCAGTTTATTCAATGAAAAGTATCCAAACCAGCTCGACATTTGCTTTCTTTGGatgcattttttatatatttttgattggaATAAAGATGGACCTGGGGATAGTGAAGAGAGCAGGAAGGAAACCTGTGGTCATAGGCTTCCTTACTTTCTTGTTTCCAGTAACGTTGAACCTGATTGTGGCTGGAATTCTTAGCGGAAAAAGGGAATTGGACCCGGTTCTACTTAAGTCTATTTGGCACGTTGCAATTTTTCAAGCTGTTACCTCCTTTCATGTCATTGTCTGCCTTTTGGCTGATCTGAAACTCGTTAACTCGGAGCTTGGCCAGTTAGCAATATCTTCATCAATGATCAGTGGCATGTGTAGTTGGGGCCTGgttattgtgattttatttataacagAACTAAAACATGAGCCATTTTGGATTCTGCTGTGTCCTATATCGTTGATTGTACTCATATTCTATGTATTGAGGCCCCTTATGGTTAAGATGATTGCGAAAACCCCTGAAGGAAAACAGGTCAAAGAGGGATACGTGTTGTCTATCTTTATCATGGTATTAGGAACTGCATTTCTTAGTGAAGTTTTAGGGCACCATGTGGTATTTGGGGCTACCGCTTTGGGCATCGCAGTGCCTCATGGGCCACCATTAGGAACAGCATTAGAGAACAAGATTGAATCATTTGTTTCTTCGATCCTCCTGCCAAGCTATTTTGTGTTAAGTGTCTCACGCGTTGACCTCCTTTCGATACATTCTGAAACTGTGTTTGTTATCTGCGTGTTTGGTTTAACTAGCTTCATTGGGAAAGTTTTGGGTGGCATGTTGCCTGCACTCTTCTTCAAAGTGCCTCCTGTTGAGGCATTTTCACTAGGCCTTGTAATGAGTTGTCAAGGCATTTCTGACGTTCTGCTCGTACAGCATGGCCACCTCACCTTC CTTGTTGACCGTCAGATGTACAGTATGATGGTCATAAACATGCTTTTTGTGTCAGGAACCTTCACACCTGTAATCAAATTCCTTTACGATCCATCCAGACATTACAAAGCCAGCAATAAAAGAACAATCCATCATACTAGTCTCAATATGGAGTTTCGCATTCTGGCCGGCATATATCACCAAGATTCCACGCCTTGTATGATTAGACTTCTCGAGATTTCCAATCCAACAGCCAAGACTCCCATGTGCTGTTACGTAGTCCACCTGGTCCAGCTCGTTGGCAGTTTATCCCCACTCTTCATGTATCATGAGCCTGGAGCAACTGCAAAACTCCCCACTAAGGATTGCGGTCGAATCATAAATGCCTTCAGATTATACGAGCAAGAGAGCAATGGTAATGTTATTGTCAACTTATTCACATCCATATCGCCTTTTGCCTCTATACATGAGGAAGTTTGTAGGCTTGCCGTGGAGAAGAGAACATCCGTGGTGATTATCCCATTTCATATGCAATGGAGATTCCATGGCATAGAAGACATCACAGAAGCCAGGGCTGTTAACCGTCATATTCTTGCGAAGGCCCCATGCTCTGTAGGTATCTTGGTTGATCGGGGCACCTTAAGTGCCTCCAAACACCATTTTGTATACAAAATTGGAATCATTTTTGTTCATGGAAGAGATGATAGGGAAGCATTAGCATATGGTTTGAGAATGGCGAAGCACTCAAAAGTTTCTCTCACTGTGATCCATTTGATCGATCCAGCCGCGGGAGCCGTGCAGTCTCTTGATATGGATCTTGACGATGATATTATCACTGAGTTCAAAGCCGCATCCGCTGGAAAAAAGCCTCATTCCTACGTAACGGAATTCGTAAAGGACAGTGTAGAATTGATTACTGTGATCAGATCTGTTCAAAATTCCTATGATCTAATTTTGGTGGGGAGACACCATCGCAGCTTCTCACCAATATTTATGGGACTTACTGAATGGAATGAGTTTCCAGAGCTTGGATTCTTGGGAGACGTGCTAGCATCATCAGATTCCCAGTGCCAGGTTTCTGTGCTTGTGGTGCAACAACAAGTGTATAGAGCTGGAGACAGGATGAATAGTGCCAAAAACCTTTTGGAAGATTCAGCAGAAACtgtagaaataatttttgagtCTACCCAAGGGTGGAAAGACGTAGATATTAGTAGACATAGGATGCAACCACGCTAG
- the LOC18104683 gene encoding uncharacterized protein LOC18104683, with the protein MELSKNLLIKSTLARLLSFIVLFFAVRFAYFIAVKGRSCVSNDFCFFPPQNLDFTIHYHSAATYRCTVDHYLSVFQDLIADGFLSPISKSLCIETLTGEEIIALKEIGVIDSTGISKKSKKIKKSSPPLILSNYPLSFHDNTFDFQFTNNLDWSGQPDEFGSELCRTLKPGGFLVIHTKSRDLYSLRSLLDLFNCCRLIKSREINGVDSMSMMIIREVVLMKVRDFLWRGNVGSNCSVSRLKRELAKNAEALIAKEPLKPWITLKRNLKNVKYLSDSVDISFKRKYVYVDVGARSYGSSIGGWFRKSYPKQNKSFEIYAIEADKVFFGEYRSKKGVQLLPYAAWVRNETLFFGISRFVNRKIVEKGRGMGRIQPVVQSSMSYKADLDTIEGFDFAEWLKNVVVERDFVVVKLDVEGTEFHLIPRLVETGAICLIDELFLECHYNRWQRCCPGQRGVKYQKTYDQCLQLLNSLRKIGVLVHQWW; encoded by the coding sequence ATGGAGCTCTCAAAAAACCTCTTAATAAAATCCACTCTCGCACGTCTCCTCTCATTTATCGTTTTATTCTTCGCCGTCCGTTTCGCATACTTCATAGCAGTCAAAGGCCGATCCTGCGTCTCTAATGACTTCTGCTTCTTTCCTCCACAAAACCTCGACTTCACCATCCACTACCACTCCGCCGCCACCTACCGTTGCACCGTCGATCATTACCTCTCCGTCTTCCAGGACCTCATCGCCGATGGCTTCCTCTCGCCTATCTCAAAATCTCTCTGCATCGAAACACTAACTGGAGAAGAAATCATAGCTCTGAAAGAAATCGGCGTTATTGATTCAACCGGAATctcaaagaaatcaaagaaaataaagaaatcatctCCACCGCTGATTCTATCGAACTATCCTCTATCGTTTCATGACAACACTTTCGATTTCCAGTTCACTAACAACCTCGACTGGTCAGGTCAGCCCGACGAATTCGGGTCAGAGCTTTGTCGAACTTTAAAACCGGGCGGGTTCTTAGTGATCCATACAAAATCGAGAGATTTATATAGCTTACGATCTTTACTTGATTTGTTTAATTGCTGTAGATTAATCAAATCGCGTGAAATCAACGGTGTAGATTCAATGTCGATGATGATAATTAGAGAGGTTGTGTTAATGAAAGTAAGAGATTTTTTGTGGAGGGGCAACGTAGGTAGTAATTGCTCGGTTTCGAGGCTAAAACGGGAACTAGCAAAAAATGCCGAGGCTTTGATCGCTAAAGAACCATTGAAGCCATGGATTACattgaagagaaatttgaaGAACGTTAAGTACTTAAGTGATAGTGTTGATATTAGTTTTAAGAGAAAATATGTTTATGTTGATGTTGGTGCTAGGAGTTATGGTTCAAGTATAGGCGGCTGGTTCCGAAAAAGTTATCCGAAACAGAATAAGAGTTTCGAAATTTATGCCATCGAAGCCGATAAGGTGTTTTTCGGGGAATATAGATCGAAAAAGGGTGTTCAGCTACTGCCTTATGCGGCGTGGGTGAGGAATGAGACCTTGTTTTTTGGGATCAGCAGGTTTGTTAATAGGAAAATTGTGGAGAAAGGCAGGGGGATGGGGAGGATTCAACCGGTGGTGCAATCGTCGATGAGTTATAAGGCAGATTTGGATACGATTGAAGGGTTTGATTTTGCAGAATGGTTGAAAAATGTGGTGGTGGAGAGGGATTTTGTGGTGGTGAAATTGGATGTTGAAGGGACTGAGTTTCATTTGATTCCGAGGTTGGTTGAGACAGGTGCGATTtgtttgattgatgagttgttTCTGGAGTGTCATTATAATCGGTGGCAGAGGTGTTGTCCGGGGCAACGGGGTGTTAAGTATCAGAAGACTTATGATCAATGCTTGCAGCTTCTTAATTCTCTCAGAAAGATTGGAGTTCTTGTGCATCAGTGGTGGTGA